From the Priestia koreensis genome, one window contains:
- a CDS encoding energy-coupling factor ABC transporter ATP-binding protein produces the protein MDIIFKNVEHKYQPNTPFERIALYDLDFTIPSGKFVAIIGHTGSGKSTIIQHLNALLKPTDGSIQIGERTIHAKKKDKDLKDIRKRVGVVFQFPEHQLFEETVEKDICFGPTNFGMSLEEAKARAKELVQLVGLPLDVLEKSPFDLSGGQMRRVAIAGILAMDPEVLVLDEPTAGLDPRGRKEIMGLVTRLHKEKNLTTVLVTHSMEDAASYADEVVVMNQGTIVMKGSPKDVFNRQDELAQFGLDVPEPLAFMMKLEQKLGIPLSDKAVTFDEAVEQIKRLAQKGDHHA, from the coding sequence ATGGACATTATATTCAAAAATGTAGAGCATAAATATCAGCCGAATACACCATTTGAACGCATCGCCTTGTACGATTTAGACTTCACTATTCCGTCGGGTAAATTTGTGGCAATTATTGGGCATACTGGATCTGGAAAGTCGACGATTATTCAGCATTTAAATGCTTTATTAAAACCTACGGATGGATCTATTCAAATTGGTGAACGTACGATTCACGCCAAGAAAAAAGACAAGGATCTCAAAGATATTCGAAAGCGAGTAGGCGTGGTGTTTCAATTTCCAGAGCATCAGCTTTTTGAAGAAACGGTTGAAAAGGATATTTGCTTTGGACCTACCAACTTTGGTATGTCTTTGGAAGAAGCGAAAGCAAGAGCAAAAGAATTGGTCCAGCTAGTAGGTTTACCACTAGATGTATTAGAGAAGTCTCCATTTGATTTAAGTGGTGGACAAATGAGACGTGTCGCAATTGCCGGCATTTTAGCAATGGATCCGGAAGTACTTGTCTTGGACGAGCCTACTGCAGGACTTGATCCAAGAGGTCGTAAAGAAATTATGGGGCTTGTTACAAGGCTGCATAAAGAAAAGAACCTGACGACCGTTCTAGTTACTCATAGCATGGAGGATGCAGCCTCCTATGCAGATGAAGTTGTTGTCATGAATCAAGGTACAATTGTGATGAAGGGTTCGCCGAAAGACGTATTTAATCGTCAGGATGAATTAGCACAGTTTGGATTGGATGTGCCAGAGCCACTAGCGTTTATGATGAAGCTAGAGCAAAAGCTCGGAATCCCATTATCAGATAAAGCAGTCACGTTTGATGAGGCAGTGGAGCAAATCAAACGCTTAGCACAAAAGGGTGATCACCATGCTTGA